A part of Ziziphus jujuba cultivar Dongzao chromosome 8, ASM3175591v1 genomic DNA contains:
- the LOC107414664 gene encoding probable WRKY transcription factor 27, whose translation MAEDWDLYAVVRSCKSATHTATATAAAAADDDNIYPISSSTSATCATEGEEEDPLACLASLKFEENDDPFSFPNLLVEPRNNAFQELQQFYEPFFSNHTTTTTTTTTSTNNLGVVIPDSSISEFGGKTSGQQQKQQHHHHDNNNLLNISANIRPRFSPASYISGFGGFSGDKQVKHAQAQPKQEQQNIEQEARDQQGLIIQRPETSSAAATRCLSIGQSQTQTPRSRKRKSQQKRMVCHVTQENLSGDLWAWRKYGQKPIKGSPYPRNYYRCSSSKGCAARKQVERSNTDPNMFIVTYTGEHTHPRPTHRNSLAGSTRTKFTANQKQTTDKDTDQPSSTMAANNPSCSSPLSGTSLSPPTPLTVQTDEETAKLQAEDKLSKESEEIMDDENEDIEIEDDILIPNMVMSEDIFLGLQELGCISSSPPGTATAADQIQSPSNSRDSFSEKGPSSLGSYWASSSSAAAGATVGGGC comes from the exons ATGGCAGAGGATTGGGATCTTTATGCCGTGGTTCGGAGTTGTAAATCGGCCACACACACTGCTACGGCCACAGCCGCCGCCGCTGCCGACGATGACAACATATACCCTATAAGTAGTAGTACTAGTGCTACTTGTGCCAccgaaggagaagaagaagacccTTTGGCCTGTTTGGCATCTCTGAAATTTGAGGAAAATGatgatcctttttcttttccaaatctTCTTGTTGAGCCTAGAAACAATGCTTTCCAAGAGTTACAGCAATTCTACGAGCCCTTTTTCTCCAACCACACGACCACCACCACTACCACAACAACAAGCACTAATAATCTTGGGGTGGTTATTCCAGATTCCTCCATTTCTGAATTTGGAGGAAAAACTAGTGGCCAACAACAGAAGCAACAGCATCAtcatcatgataataataatttactgaATATCAGCGCCAATATTCGGCCTCGCTTCTCTCCCGCATCCTACATTTCTGGGTTTGGAGGATTCAGTGGAGACAAACAAGTGAAACATGCACAGGCTCAGCCAAAACAAGAGCAACAAAATATTGAACAAGAAGCTCGGGATCAGCAGGGATTGATAATTCAAAGGCCCGAGACCAGTTCCGCTGCTGCAACTCGTTGTTTATCAATCGGGCAATCTCAAACTCAAACACCCAGATCAAGAAAAAg GAAGAGCCAACAGAAAAGAATGGTGTGCCATGTAACACAAGAGAATCTCTCTGGTGATTTATGGGCATGGCGCAAATACGGTCAAAAACCCATCAAGGGTTCTCCATATCCAAG GAATTATTACCGGTGCAGTAGCTCAAAGGGATGTGCAGCAAGAAAACAAGTGGAGCGTAGCAACACGGACCCGAACATGTTCATAGTGACATACACAGGCGAACATACTCATCCTCGTCCTACTCACCGGAACTCACTCGCCGGCAGTACTCGAACCAAATTCACAGCCAATCAAAAACAAACCACCGACAAAGATACCGATCAGCCATCATCCACCATGGCAGCCAATAATCCTTCGTGTTCGTCTCCGCTTTCCGGTACAAGCCTCTCTCCCCCCACGCCACTAACAGTGCAGACTGACGAAGAGACTGCAAAGCTTCAGGCGGAGGACAAGCTTTCCAAAGAAAGCGAGGAAATAATGGACGATGAGAAtgaagatattgaaattgaagatgatATTCTGATCCCAAACATGGTTATGTCTGAGGATATCTTCTTGGGTTTACAAGAGCTTGGTTGTATCTCTTCTTCTCCTCCTGGTACTGCTACTGCTGCTGATCAGATTCAGAGTCCTTCTAATTCCAGGGATAGCTTTTCCGAGAAGGGCCCATCTAGTTTGGGCTCTTACTGGGCTTCTTCTAGCTCCGCCGCTGCCGGAGCCACCGTTGGCGGTGGCTGCTGA
- the LOC107414671 gene encoding probable NADH dehydrogenase [ubiquinone] 1 alpha subcomplex subunit 5, mitochondrial, producing MFLRAIARPLLAKVKQTTGIVGLDVVPNAREVLIGLYNKTLKEIQAVPEDEGYRKAVENFTQHRLKVCQEEEDWEAIEKRLGCGQVEELIEEARDELTLIGKMIEWEPWGVPDDYECEVIENDAPVPKHVPLHRPGPLPEEFYKTLEALTSSSKEAPAVTSGESQSKE from the exons ATGTTTCTGCGAGCGATCGCACGGCCACTATTGGCCAAGGTGAAACAGACGACGGGTATTGTGGGGCTAGATGTGGTCCCCAACGCCAGGGAGGTCCTGATCGGTCTCTACAACAAGACTCTCAAGGAGATCCAGGCCGTTCCTGAGGACGAGGGCTATCGCAAGGCGGTCGAGAACTTCACACAACACCGTCTCAAGGTTTGCCAGGAGGAAGAAGACTGGGAGGCCATCGAGAAGCGCCTCGGTTGCGGCCAGGTTGAGGAGCTTATCGAGGAAGCTCGCGATGAGCTCACTCTTATCGGCAAGATGATCG AGTGGGAGCCATGGGGTGTTCCAGACGACTATGAGTGCGAGGTGATTGAGAATGATGCTCCAGTTCCCAAGCATGTTCCCTTACATCGACCTGGTCCTCTTCCTGAAGAGTTCTACAAGACACTGGAAGCACTTACTTCTTCCTCAAAAGAGGCACCTGCAGTCACCTCTGGTGAGTCACAGTCAAAGGAGTAA
- the LOC107414670 gene encoding pentatricopeptide repeat-containing protein At5g52850, chloroplastic — MSLSKVTKFFNRNEDSCLKILYLCNSQSLKEGVCIHSPIIKLGLQDNLFLNNNLLSLYAKCFGARQARYFFDEMPYRDVVSWTGILSAYVRNGDHDEALELFDSMVVSGHNPNQFTLSSVLRSCSALGQFDYGTRAHAYVIKFGFELNPLLCSALIDFYAKCDCSEESYSIFGDMDNGDTISWTTIISSLTQAQKWSLALKHYIDMINARVPPNEFTFVKLFAASCFLGMNYGKLLHAHLIMLGIRLSLILKTALIDMYSKFQMMDDAIKVSNQTPEYDVQLWTSVISGFTHVLKINEAIAALHEMKTFGFVPNNFTYSSILKACSTALSLELGKQIHSLVIMTGFEEDVCVGNALVDMYTKCSTLMEDALIVFRGITSPNVICWTSLIAGFAEHGFEQDSFECFVQMQAAGVRPNSFTLSATLRACSTVKSYTQTLKLHGYIMKTKSDCDIVVGNALVDAYAALGMVDDAWHVIRMMSHRDTITYTSLATRINQMGHHEMAQDVITHMNNDDIKMDGFSLASFLSASAALATLETGRQLHCYAFKSGLNSCISVLNALIDMYWKCGCASDAYRAFGEISDPDVVSWNGLISGLASNGYTSSAISAFEDMRLAGSKPDSVTLLFVLFACSRGGLVDMGLEYFQSMKEKYDVAPRLDHYVCLVDLLGRAGRLEDAMEVILNMPFKPHPLIYKTLLVACKLHKNLPLGEDMARKGIELDPSDQAFYLLLAKLYDDSGQSDLAMKTRRLMRERGLRTNPSQSWMELRNKVHTFIAGDRSHPQINEIQDKIESLITKFKHRGLHEDMEGSSYHSEKLALAFGLLNTPSNAPIRISKNKPICSECHDFIMLATKLVDREIIVRDGNRIHAFKKGECSCGGCY, encoded by the coding sequence ATGTCACTATCAAAAGTTACCAAGTTCTTCAATAGAAATGAAGATTCATGCTTGAAGATCCTTTATTTGTGCAACTCGCAGTCCTTGAAAGAGGGTGTCTGCATCCATAGCCCAATTATCAAATTGGGTCTTCAGGATAACttgtttttaaataacaatCTACTGTCTCTTTATGCTAAATGCTTTGGAGCCAGACAAGCACGCTACTTTTTTGATGAAATGCCTTACAGAGATGTCGTATCATGGACGGGGATACTTTCTGCTTATGTCAGGAATGGAGACCACGATGAGGCACTTGAATTGTTTGATTCTATGGTTGTGTCCGGGCATAACCCAAATCAGTTCACACTCTCAAGTGTCTTAAGATCATGTTCTGCTCTCGGACAATTTGATTATGGGACGCGTGCTCATGCCTATGTGATAAAGTTTGGTTTCGAGTTAAATCCACTTTTGTGCAGTGCTTTGATTGATTTTTATGCCAAGTGTGATTGTAGTGAGGAATCTTATAGCATATTCGGAGATATGGACAATGGTGATACCATTTCTTGGACAACGATAATCTCTTCACTAACTCAAGCTCAAAAATGGAGTCTGGCTTTGAAACACTATATTGATATGATCAATGCCAGGGTTCCTCCAAATGAGTTCACTTTTGTAAAGCTTTTTGCAGCTTCCTGTTTTCTTGGTATGAATTATGGGAAATTACTACATGCCCATTTGATAATGCTGGGAATTAGGCTGAGCTTGATTTTGAAAACAGCACTTATTGATATGTATTCAAAATTCCAGATGATGGATGATGCTATTAAGGTCTCTAATCAGACACCTGAATACGATGTGCAATTATGGACCTCTGTAATTTCTGGATTCACTCATGTCTTGAAAATCAACGAGGCTATTGCCGCATTGCATGAGATGAAAACCTTTGGATTTGTGCCAAACAATTTTACATATTCTAGCATTCTGAAGGCTTGCTCAACAGCTTTGTCATTGGAATTGGGGAAACAAATTCATTCCTTGGTGATTATGACTGGCTTTGAGGAAGATGTTTGTGTTGGCAATGCACTAGTTGATATGTATACGAAATGTTCCACCCTCATGGAAGATGCTCTGATAGTCTTTAGGGGGATAACCTCACCAAATGTCATATGTTGGACTTCTTTGATTGCTGGTTTTGCTGAACATGGTTTTGAACAAGATTCTTTTGAGTGTTTTGTGCAGATGCAAGCAGCAGGAGTGCGGCCAAATTCCTTCACTCTCTCTGCCACTCTTCGGGCCTGCAGTACAGTTAAATCTTATACTCAAACATTGAAACTCCATGGTTACATAATGAAAACTAAATCAGATTGTGATATAGTTGTTGGGAATGCTCTCGTAGATGCTTACGCTGCATTGGGAATGGTGGATGATGCATGGCATGTTATTCGCATGATGAGTCATAGAGACACTATTACATATACAAGTTTAGCCACGCGAATAAATCAGATGGGCCACCATGAAATGGCACAGGATGTCATCACTCACATGAACAATGACGATATTAAGATGGATGGATTTAGCCTGGCAAGTTTCTTATCTGCTTCAGCTGCCTTAGCAACATTGGAAACTGGGAGGCAACTTCATTGTTATGCTTTTAAATCTGGTTTAAACAGCTGCATTTCAGTTTTAAATGCCTTAATTGACATGTACTGGAAATGTGGTTGTGCAAGTGATGCTTATAGAGCTTTTGGGGAAATTTCTGACCCGGATGTTGTATCTTGGAATGGGTTAATATCTGGATTGGCATCAAATGGGTATACCTCCTCTGCTATCTCTGCCTTTGAAGACATGAGGTTAGCAGGATCTAAACCTGATTCCGTTACATTACTTTTTGTACTTTTTGCGTGCAGCCGTGGTGGTTTGGTTGACATGGGTCTTGAGTATTTTCAAtctatgaaagaaaaatatgatgtaGCCCCACGACTGGATCACTATGTGTGTTTGGTTGACCTCCTTGGCCGAGCTGGCCGATTAGAGGATGCCATGGAAGTTATTTTAAACATGCCATTTAAGCCACATCCTCTAATTTACAAGACACTATTGGTGGCTTGCAAATTACACAAGAACCTCCCTCTAGGGGAAGATATGGCAAGAAAAGGTATTGAGCTTGACCCATCTGATCAAGCTTTCTACTTGCTGCTTGCAAAGTTGTATGATGATTCTGGGCAGTCTGACTTAGCCATGAAGACTCGTAGGCtaatgagagagagaggattGAGGACGAATCCTAGCCAAAGCTGGATGGAACTAAGGAATAAAGTTCATACGTTTATTGCAGGAGATAGATCCCACCCACAAATAAATGAGATCCAAGATAAAATAGAATCACTTATTACCAAGTTTAAGCATCGAGGATTGCATGAAGACATGGAGGGAAGTTCTTATCATAGTGAGAAGTTAGCCTTGGCATTTGGGCTCCTGAATACTCCTTCCAATGCTCCCATACGGATAAGCAAGAATAAGCCAATATGCAGTGAATGCCATGACTTCATAATGCTGGCAACTAAATTGGTTGACAGGGAGATAATTGTGAGGGATGGCAACCGAATCCATGCCTTCAAGAAGGGCGAGTGCTCATGCGGAGGCTGCTACTAA
- the LOC107414663 gene encoding uncharacterized protein LOC107414663 has translation MQFFGSSDISPSPTVPTASGNNAHMMYVFNRNGVCLLYREWNRPLRTLDAQQDQKLMFGLLFSLKSLTAKMDPTTAEKGNLGVPQLPGQGCSFHSFRTNTYKLSFMETPSGIKLILVTHPRTGDLREPLKYIYNLYVEYVAKNPLYTPGTPIRCELFNTSLDQYVRSIA, from the exons ATGCAATTCTTCGGCAGTTCAGATATCAGCCCGTCGCCGACGGTGCCAACGGCATCGGGGAACAACGCCCACATGATGTACGTCTTCAATAGGAACGGCGTTTGCTTGCTTTACAGAGAATGGAATCGACCTCTTCGCACCCTCGATGCCCAGCAAGACCAGAAGCTTATGTTCGGCTTGCTCTTCTCCCTCAAGTCCTTGACTGCCAAGATGGACCCCACCAC TGCGGAGAAGGGGAACCTTGGGGTGCCTCAATTGCCAGGCCAGGGTTGTTCCTTTCACAGCTTTCGTACTAATACTTACAAGCTCAGTTTCATGGAAACTCCTTCTGGAATCAAG CTAATTTTGGTTACTCATCCAAGGACTGGTGATTTACGAGAGCCACTGAAGTACATTTACAACTTGTATGTCGAATATGTGGCCAAGAACCCTCTATATACTCCCGGAACTCCAATCAG GTGTGAGCTTTTCAACACATCTCTTGACCAATATGTAAGGAGCATTGCTTAA
- the LOC125421392 gene encoding uncharacterized protein LOC125421392 yields MASQTEPTHRQNQTKHIAATTNLFSFFKPSITTTSYHSRVSFPLLIPGSPKPLTFDSSSNPDPVQPPKSAIKDASTSSESSSAFPSAVRIAGLNSNPKGGGPAFVGQVFSMCDLSGTGLMAVSTHFDIPFISKRTPEWLKKMFSTITKSERKGPVFRFFMDLGDAVTYVKRLNIPSGVVGACRLDLAYEHFKEKPHLFQFVPNEKQVKAANKLLKTIPQNPGYKKVDGVPVFSAQNLDIAIATTDGIKWYTPYFFDKNMLDNILEESVDQHFHGLIQTRNMQRRRDVIDDNLAAEVIEEMGDSMWEPPEVQEVLDEMGHPAIPLSVISKAAEMQLLYAVDKVLLGNRWLRKATGIQPKFPYLVDSFEKRSAASFLRASKSIACLANPEITNNRKDILHNRTSELNSKDDVQTNQGNRPYFQFPFGDWFSPQWSKQKNQNESSSEWIKQNTRPNPFLPKITMVGISTGEAGQMSKASLKKTMEDLTKELEQIDQGNTAGTSSSNEEFKPEDRDPLFVANVGDYYSGMAKTGSARWVRRGNN; encoded by the exons ATGGCCTCCCAAACGGAGCCAACCCACCgtcaaaaccaaaccaaacataTCGCCGCCACCACCaacctcttttctttcttcaaacCCTCCATTACAACGACGTCGTACCATTCGAGAGTCTCTTTTCCCCTCCTCATCCCCGGTTCACCTAAGCCACTCACCTTCGACTCGTCTTCCAATCCCGACCCGGTTCAACCACCCAAGTCGGCTATCAAGGATGCCTCGACCTCGTCGGAATCCAGCTCCGCTTTCCCATCGGCGGTTAGGATTGCCGGGCTGAACTCAAATCCCAAGGGTGGGGGACCCGCTTTCGTGGGCCAGGTCTTCAGTATGTGTGACCTCTCCGGTACTGGTTTAATGGCCGTCTCTACCCACTTCGACATACCCTTTATTTCCAAAAG AACCCCTGAGTGGCTTAAGAAGATGTTTTCAACGATCACAAAGAGTGAGAGGAAGGGTCCCGTGTTCCGCTTCTTTATGGATTTAGGAGATGCAG TGACATATGTCAAACGGCTGAACATTCCAAGTGGTGTGGTGGGTGCCTGTCGTCTTGATTTAGCATATGAGCATTTCAAG GAAAAACCTCACTTATTCCAGTTTGTTCCAAATGAGAAACAG GTCAAGGCAGCCAACAAACTACTTAAGACAATACCCCAGAATCCTGGATACAAAAAGGTCGATGGTGTTCCAGTTTTCAGTGCTCAAAATTTGGATATTGCTATAGCAACTACAGATGGAATCAAATG GTATACTCCCTACTTCTTTGATAAAAACATGCTGGATAACATTCTTGAAGAATCTGTTGATCAGCATTTCCATGGTTTAATTCAAACTCGGAACATGCAGCGTCGACGGGATGTGATTGATGATAACTTGGCAGCAGAAGTGATTGAAGAGATGGGAGACAGTATGTGGGAGCCTCCAGAG GTTCAAGAAGTGCTGGATGAGATGGGCCACCCAGCGATACCTTTGAGCGTTATTTCAAAAGCTGCTGAGATGCAGCTCCTTTATGCTGTTGATAAAGTACTCCTTGGTAATAGGTGGTTACGGAAAGCTACTGGCATTCAACCAAAGTTCCCTTATTTGGTTGACTCTTTTGAGAAAAG AAGTGCGGCTTCTTTTCTGAGAGCCTCCAAATCAATCGCATGCCTAGCCAACCCTGAAATCACAAACAATCGTAAAGATATTCTGCACAATAGGACTTCAGAGCTTAATTCTAAAGATGATGTTCAAACCAACCAAGGAAACAGACCTTATTTTCAGTTTCCTTTTGGAGATTGGTTTAGTCCTCAATGGTCAAAACAAAAGAACCAAAATGAAAGCTCAAGTGAATGGATAAAGCAAAACACGCGGCCAAATCCATTCCTTCCAAAGATTACAATGGTTGGCATTTCAACAGGTGAGGCTGGGCAGATGAGTAAAGCCAGTTTAAAGAAGACAATGGAAGATTTAACCAAAGAGTTGGAGCAGATAGATCAGGGAAATACCGCTGGTACAAGTAGTAGTAACGAGGAGTTCAAACCTGAAGATAGGGATCCGCTATTTGTGGCAAATGTGGGTGATTACTATTCCGGCATGGCAAAGACAGGTTCAGCTAGATGGGTTCGCAGAGGAAACAACTAA
- the LOC107414676 gene encoding protein SGT1 homolog, translated as MASDPEKKAKEAFIDDHFELAAELYSQAISLNPNNAELYADRAQANIKLNNSTEAVADANKAIELEPSMAKAYLRKGTACIKLEEYQTAKAALETGASLAPGDARFTSLIKECNDRIAEETNDQSKPSLEVTRNVPIEDPEPVQTVSDTSSQVAETSVKPKYRHEHYQKPEEVVVTIFAKGIPAENVSVDFGEQILNVSISVPGEDTYHFQTRLFGKIIPAKCRYDVLSTKVEIRLAKAEPIQWTSLEFSKKNAVPQRVTALVSGTQRPSYPSSKPTKDWDKLEAQVKKEEKEEKLDGDAALNKFFREIYQDADEDTRRAMKKSFVESNGTVLSTNWKEVGSKKVEGSPPDGMELKKWEY; from the exons ATGGCTTCCGATCCCGAAAAGAAAGCCAAAGAGGCTTTCATCGACGATCACTTCGAGCTCGCCGCCGAGCTCTACTCCCAAGCTATCTCTCTCAACCCTAACAACGCCGAGCTCTATGCCGACCGTGCTCAGgccaacatcaaactcaacaattcTACCG AGGCTGTTGCGGATGCGAACAAGGCAATTGAATTGGAACCATCAATGGCAAAAGCATACTTGCGTAAAGG CACTGCCTGCATCAAGCTTGAGGAATATCAGACTGCTAAGGCAGCCTTGGAAACAGGTGCTTCTTTGGCACCAGGAGATGCAAGATTCACTAGTCTGATAAAAGAATGTAATGATCGTATTGCAG AGGAAACTAATGATCAATCAAAGCCTTCATTAGAAGTCACAAGAAATGTACCTATAGAAGACCCTGAACCTGTTCAGACTGTGAGTGATACTTCCAGTCAGGTTGCAGAAACTTCTGTCAAACCAAAATACAG GCATGAACACTACCAGAAGCCTGAAGAAGTGGTTGTAACTATATTTGCTAAAGGCATACCAGCTGAAAATGTTTCTGTTGACTTTGGTGAACAAATA CTAAATGTAAGCATTTCTGTTCCTGGTGAAGATACGTATCATTTTCAGACTCGCTTATTTGGGAAG ATAATACCTGCTAAGTGCAGGTATGATGTTTTGTCTACCAAAGTTGAAATTCGCCTTGCAAAAGCTGAACCAATACAGTGGACATCTCTTGAATTCAGCAAGAAAAATGCTGTTCCTCAAAGGGTTACTGCTTTAG TTAGTGGAACTCAAAGGCCAAGTTACCCATCTTCAAAACCAACAAAGGATTGGGACAAGCTTGAAGCCCAAGTGAAGAAGGAG GAGAAAGAAGAGAAACTAGATGGAGATGCAGCTTTGAACAAATTTTTCCGGGAGATATATCAGGATGCTGACGAAGATACAAGAAGAGCTATGAAAAAATCTTTT GTGGAGTCAAATGGGACGGTGCTTTCTACCAATTGGAAAGAAGTAGGCTCAAAGAAGGTGGAAGGAAGTCCTCCTGATGGCATGGAGTTGAAGAAATGGGAGTATTAG